In Peromyscus leucopus breed LL Stock chromosome 16_21, UCI_PerLeu_2.1, whole genome shotgun sequence, a single genomic region encodes these proteins:
- the Kifbp gene encoding KIF-binding protein has translation MAGTPGPEIREKFQAALALSRVELHKNPEKEPYKSKYGARALLEEVRALLGPAPEDDDERAAEDGPGDQALGAAEPRDAEGPGEQRALRLAVIEFHLGVNHIDTEELSAGEEHLVRCLSLLRPFRLSLGCVSLYIQAQNNLGILWSEREEIETARSYLESSEALYNQYMKEIGSPPLDPTEHFLPEEEKLTEQERSKRFEKVYTHNLYYLAQVYQHMEMFEKAAHYCHSTLKRQLEHNAYHPMEWAINAATLSQFYINKLCFMEARHCLSAANVIFAQTGKIPATEDTPEAERDVPELHRQRRGEIARCWIKYCLTLLQNAQLSMQDNIGELDLDKQLELRALRKKELDEEESIRKRAVQFGTGELCDAISAVEEKVRYLRPLDFEEARELFLLGQHYVFEAKEFFQIDGYVTDHIEVVQDHSALFKVLAFFETDMERRCKMHKRRIAMLEPLIVDLNPQYYLLVNRQIQFEIAHTYYDMMDLKVAIADKLRDPDSHIVKKINSLNKSALKYYQLFLDSLRDPNKVFPEHIGEDVLRPAMLAKFRVARLYGRIITADPKKELENLATSLEHYKFIVDYCETHPEAAQEIEVELELSKEMVSLLPTKMERFRTKMALT, from the exons ATGGCGGGCACCCCGGGGCCAGAGATCCGGGAGAAGTTCCAGGCGGCGCTGGCCCTGTCGCGGGTGGAGCTGCACAAGAACCCGGAGAAGGAGCCGTACAAGTCCAAGTACGGCGCGCgcgccctgttggaggaggtgcgcGCGCTGCTGGGCCCGGCGCCCGAGGACGACGACGAGCGGGCTGCCGAGGACGGGCCCGGGGACCAGGCCCTGGGCGCGGCCGAGCCGCGGGACGCCGAGGGCCCCGGGGAGCAGCGGGCGCTGCGGCTCGCGGTGATCGAGTTCCACCTTGGCGTGAACCACATCGACACGGAGGAACTGTCTGCTGGAGAGGAGCATCTGGTCAGGTGCCTGTCGCTGCTGCGCCCCTTCCGCCTGTCGCTCGGCTGCGTCTCGCTCTACATCCAGGCGCAG AATAACCTGGGCATCCTGTGGTCTGAAAGAGAAGAGATTGAAACTGCACGGTCTTACCTGGAGTCATCAGAAGCTCTGTACAATCAGTACATGAAAGAG ATTGGGAGCCCGCCGCTTGACCCAACTGAGCATTTCCTTCCTGAAGAAGAGAAACTTACTGAACAAGAGAGATCCAAAAG atttGAGAAGGTTTATACTCACAACCTGTATTACCTGGCTCAAGTCTACCAGCACATGGAAATGTTCGAGAAAGCTGCTCATTACTGCCACAGCACTCTAAAGCGCCAGCTTGAGCACAATGCCTACCACCCCATGGAGTGGGCCATCAACGCTGCTACACTGTCGCAGTTCTACATCAATAAG CTCTGCTTTATGGAAGCCAGACATTGTCTGTCTGCTGCTAATGTTATTTTTGCTCAAACTGGAAAAATCCCAGCTACAGAAGACA CTCCTGAAGCTGAAAGAGACGTGCCGGAGCTCCACCGCCAAAGGAGAGGGGAGATAGCAAGATGCTGGATCAAGTACTGCCTGACGCTGCTGCAGAACGCCCAGCTCTCCATGCAG gaCAACATTGGAGAACTTGATCTTGACAAGCAGTTGGAACTCAGAGCATTACGGAAGAAGGAGCTCGATGAGGAGGAGAGCATCAGGAAGCGGGCTGTACAGTTTGGAACCGGCGAGTTGTGTGACGCCATCTCTGCAGTGGAGGAGAAAGTGAGATACTTGAGGCCGTTAGATTTTGAAGAAGCCAGGGAACTTTTCCTACTGGGTCAACACTATGTGTTTGAGGCAAAGGAGTTCTTCCAGATTGATGGGTATGTTACTGACCATATTGAAGTTGTCCAAGACCACAGTGCACTGTTCAAGGTGCTCGCATTCTTTGAGACTGACATGGAGAGGCGGTGCAAGATGCACAAACGCAGAATAGCCATGCTAGAGCCCCTGATTGTGGACTTGAATCCCCAGTATTATCTGTTGGTCAACAGGCAGATTCAGTTTGAAATCGCACACACTTACTATGACATGATGGATTTGAAGGTTGCCATTGCTGACAAGCTCAGGGATCCTGACTCACacattgtgaaaaaaataaacagcctAAATAAGTCTGCACTCAAGTACTACCAGCTCTTCCTGGACTCTCTGAGGGACCCAAATAAAGTATTTCCTGAGCACATCGGGGAGGACGTCCTCCGCCCTGCCATGTTAGCCAAGTTCCGAGTAGCTCGTCTTTATGGCAGAATCATCACTGCAGACCCCAAAAAGGAGCTAGAAAACTTGGCAACATCTTTGGAACATTACAAGTTTATTGTTGATTACTGTGAAACTCACCCCGAGGCTGCCCAGGAAATAGAAGTTGAGTTAGAACTTAGTAAAGAGATGGTCAGTCTTCTCCCAACAAAAATGGAGAGATTCAGAACCAAGATGGCCCTGACTTAA